Proteins co-encoded in one Sinobacterium norvegicum genomic window:
- a CDS encoding amphi-Trp domain-containing protein — MSTKKERDIEKQYSTSEFVAKLRRLADALESGDKFEIQIAGERIYVPVRAVYNIEHEREGDEEEIEFQLKWRNE; from the coding sequence ATGAGCACGAAAAAAGAACGCGATATCGAGAAGCAATACTCTACCAGTGAGTTTGTCGCCAAGTTGCGACGCCTGGCCGATGCCTTAGAGAGCGGCGATAAGTTTGAAATTCAAATCGCCGGTGAGAGAATCTATGTGCCGGTGCGGGCGGTGTACAACATCGAGCATGAGCGCGAAGGTGATGAAGAAGAGATCGAGTTTCAACTCAAATGGCGTAATGAATAG
- a CDS encoding YkgJ family cysteine cluster protein, translating to MKECNQCGKCCTKYSDGGLSASGDEIDLWEAFNPDIHRYVRDGLIWMDPKSGEQLTICPWLRKAPNQPIYTCDIYFDRPDDCRHYPVTIEQMVTDDCEMIEVQDLQNPKQAQVTLDKLMADSRPATDF from the coding sequence GTGAAAGAATGTAACCAATGTGGCAAATGCTGTACCAAGTACAGCGATGGTGGCCTCTCTGCCAGCGGCGACGAGATCGACCTGTGGGAGGCCTTCAACCCCGACATCCATCGCTATGTCCGCGATGGCCTAATCTGGATGGACCCCAAGAGCGGCGAACAACTGACGATCTGCCCGTGGCTGCGCAAGGCGCCCAATCAGCCCATCTACACCTGCGATATCTATTTCGACCGCCCCGATGATTGTCGCCACTACCCGGTCACCATCGAGCAAATGGTGACCGACGACTGCGAGATGATCGAGGTACAGGATTTACAAAACCCAAAGCAGGCACAGGTGACACTCGATAAACTCATGGCCGATAGCCGGCCGGCGACCGATTTTTAG
- a CDS encoding thiol-disulfide oxidoreductase DCC family protein, with protein sequence MSEPTANLYYDGSCPMCSAEMKHLAKHKTDQLCLLDIHQAELPPGKTTEDLLTVLHYKAPDGRWLTGLDATLAVWSNTLLGKALTVLRWPVIKPVADSAYNLWARKRYARLYGKAHD encoded by the coding sequence ATGTCAGAACCTACTGCCAACTTATACTACGACGGCTCCTGCCCCATGTGCAGCGCCGAAATGAAGCATTTAGCCAAGCATAAAACTGATCAACTGTGTCTGCTGGATATTCATCAAGCCGAATTACCCCCCGGCAAAACCACCGAAGACTTACTCACCGTGCTGCACTACAAGGCCCCCGATGGCCGCTGGCTTACCGGCCTCGATGCCACGCTGGCGGTATGGTCGAACACCCTGCTCGGTAAAGCCTTAACCGTATTACGCTGGCCGGTGATCAAGCCTGTCGCCGATAGCGCCTACAATTTGTGGGCCCGCAAACGTTACGCCAGACTCTATGGTAAAGCCCATGATTAA
- a CDS encoding SDR family oxidoreductase, translated as MINGNVLIFGSGGIGSALAKRCCQQPSVEAVTLVWQHTPPVVDEPKLTAVQADVFNEQQLGELLSLHHPDVVISTLGTLHTEEQQPEKRLADFDADWFIDSHVVNAAAAVTIAKAIDAHTRRSDRITFAALSARVGSISDNRSGGWFSYRSSKASLNMAIKTVAIEWRRTRPQHCVLLLHPGTVKTSLSAPFSHSIPAEQLFSTEQSADYLLAQLAAATPTSSGQFLAWDGRTIPW; from the coding sequence ATGATTAACGGCAACGTGTTAATTTTTGGCAGTGGCGGCATTGGCTCAGCGTTGGCAAAACGCTGCTGCCAGCAGCCATCTGTCGAGGCCGTGACCCTGGTATGGCAGCATACTCCCCCTGTCGTCGACGAGCCAAAGCTCACCGCGGTACAGGCTGACGTCTTTAACGAGCAGCAGTTGGGCGAACTGTTGTCGTTACACCATCCCGATGTGGTGATCAGCACACTGGGCACTCTGCATACCGAGGAACAGCAGCCTGAAAAACGTCTGGCTGATTTTGATGCCGATTGGTTTATTGATTCACATGTGGTCAACGCAGCGGCTGCCGTTACCATAGCCAAGGCTATCGATGCCCACACTCGACGAAGCGATCGCATAACCTTTGCAGCCCTCTCTGCGCGTGTCGGCTCTATCAGCGATAATCGCTCTGGCGGCTGGTTCAGCTACCGCAGTTCAAAGGCATCGCTCAATATGGCGATCAAAACCGTTGCCATCGAATGGCGTCGCACTCGGCCACAGCACTGTGTCTTATTACTACACCCCGGCACGGTAAAAACCTCGCTGTCGGCACCGTTCAGCCATTCCATTCCAGCGGAACAACTGTTCAGTACCGAACAATCCGCCGATTATTTGTTGGCTCAGTTAGCGGCGGCAACACCGACCAGCAGTGGTCAATTCCTCGCCTGGGACGGCAGAACGATTCCCTGGTAG
- a CDS encoding glutathione S-transferase family protein yields MYTLHIANRNYSSWSLRPWLLMKALAIPFEEVVSPFEQAVNWQAFRAFSPTGQVPCLVDNGNAIWDSLAIIEYLAEQHDAVWPADRDARAWARCASAEMHAGFTALRNICPMNCAITVEMHSVSAALQKDIDRLDELWTEGLKRFNGPYLAGQQFTAVDAFYAPVVFRLNSYSLPLSQPCQDYVARLLAHAPMQQWYQQALTETWREEAHEQEAAEAGTVIEDRRLPAKD; encoded by the coding sequence ATGTACACACTCCATATCGCCAATAGAAATTATTCCTCCTGGTCGCTGCGGCCCTGGCTGCTGATGAAGGCGTTGGCCATCCCCTTTGAAGAGGTTGTATCGCCCTTTGAGCAGGCGGTTAATTGGCAGGCATTTCGCGCCTTCAGTCCCACCGGCCAGGTGCCCTGTTTAGTCGATAATGGTAACGCCATATGGGATTCGCTGGCGATTATCGAATACCTCGCCGAACAACACGATGCGGTATGGCCCGCCGACCGCGATGCCCGCGCCTGGGCCCGTTGTGCCAGTGCCGAGATGCATGCAGGCTTTACCGCGCTGCGTAATATCTGCCCGATGAACTGCGCCATTACGGTTGAGATGCACTCGGTATCGGCAGCACTACAAAAAGATATCGACCGCCTCGACGAGCTGTGGACCGAGGGTCTAAAACGCTTTAACGGTCCCTACTTAGCCGGCCAACAATTCACTGCCGTCGATGCCTTTTATGCGCCGGTGGTGTTTCGCCTAAACAGCTACAGCTTGCCGCTGAGCCAACCCTGCCAAGATTATGTCGCCCGCCTGCTGGCCCACGCACCAATGCAACAGTGGTATCAGCAGGCGTTGACCGAGACCTGGCGCGAGGAGGCCCACGAGCAAGAAGCTGCCGAGGCCGGTACGGTTATCGAAGATCGTCGGCTACCAGCCAAGGATTAA